The genomic window CCCAGTATCGCACTTACCCTGTGCCTACGTCGATGACGCACGCAGGTAGACGTCCGAGCATGATTCCTGTTCTACTGATAAACCTTATCCTGATGAAACACACCCGTACCACAGTATATACAGTAGAGCAACTCTCCCAATTTTGTGTTAGCCAAAACGGAGTGCGCATGCATGAAACAAGTAAGTTGGCTAGTAATGCCATCTAAACTTCTTTCTcatttactctttttttctacctTTTCGTTCTCACTCACACCATTTAGTACTCAATTAAATGCCTACTGACTACCTTATTTAGCGGAATAgatgacatttataatatgttgttTATTGTACGATCGCGCAATTTATCAGATTTACAAAGCAATTATGAAGcgattatagaataataaattgactgaatgataataatttatatcttttatatgtatatatcattaatattaataataattgtatttaaataattatttaatataattgtaattataactttatatatatatatatatatatatatatatatatatatatataattatgaaatttctgttttcagcataatatatttaatattttttgagtaatatttttcttttttttgctttctatattttattacatataatatattatatatatatatatatatatatatatatatatatatatatatatatatatatgcataattaattatattttttttcttattattttacttatttttaaaaatatattattaacaatttatttctttatatcttttattaaaatacaatattttggattattatttattgctacaTGTGTATCAATGAgttagagagagaagaaaaacgagagagtAAGTGAGAGAGAAGTTCAGATGACATTACTGAGCAACTTACTTATTTCACGCATGCGCACTCCATTTTGACCAACACTAACATCAAAGAACACTTGTCAATATCACGTGTCTCGCAGCGCACCTATTGTCGCGCTGTGTATCTATTGAATAATGACGATTTTATCGATAGTTGGCAAAAAAATAACACTATATGAAAATCCCCATATGCAAAAATGACTTCTTTAGTCcattctcatatattttagttCTATGGACCAttctatgtattttttgtgtattatttgTATGAGAATATAGGCTCTGTTTGTGTGCAAAATCGAGAGAACTGTCAAAAACAACGAATAATGATGCAGTTAGTAttgtcataatattaaataatgtattatagtTGCGTATCATTGTAATTGTTTTCTTGCGAAATTATAATTGCCAAGAgtgtttgtataaaaatctacttaaattaagatatataataatgggaaAGAGGTTAACGAGTGTGTGACCGTTaatacgaaattatttaaacgattATCGATAACGATTTATtgaattcttttcatttaagAGCATGGATTGAATCACCATTtgacagttttattttattttattgtttaggAAAAATCAGTTTGGTGGAATATATACTGAAGAATACTACAGCGAGGCATTGACACAATCATATCtgtaaaagagaatttaatagTGGTAAAGGATGTCTTCTGAAATTTTTCTGGGAAATGGTGGAACCTTACATCGTTCCTTGATGTTTATATTGAAACTTGGCTGGCAGTCAAGATTCCGTTTGCCAGTACTTCTGGTCATTGTCTTTGTTGCCATGGATTACAGATTACAATTAGAGATAGAATTTGGAGACAATGCAGATCaacataatcatatataatttgaacagAGAAGAACAGATAGATGCATAAGActgttactttatatatttaacatatgcatattatatgtGCAAAAGGTTTAgagggaaataaaatataaactgtatttatttatataatatcaagaatgtaatacatatgtgaaCTGTTGACAAATATTAGCAATtgtatcatacatattttataagtgtATGTCTACTCATACATGGAATTTTTTGCTCAGTACTTGCCAATTTGTAATGCTTGTACTTTTATTAGACTGACATTGCATTTATCATATtagaatttaagaattttacatTGCgtcttattgtaatatatatttatcatatatgctatttaaattaagtttatgattttattacaaaaataagtaGTAATAAGGGGGTGGATTTaggtttatttgttttatgcaAGGttgtaagataaattttttctaagacATAAAATTTGACATGAAGTCAAGAATcagtaatttttacaaaaaattatatattttacgctaAAATAaggcaattatttattttgtaattaatttttgtaaattgtatgtataatgcaagttgtaatatgaataaataaacaaaaaatcatttattttatattaaaaattaagcgttaaaaaaattctctcacttataattttttaaagaaaaatgaatttttctttattatttttagcagGGTAAAACACAAGATATTATTGAATTGTAaactaaaagttttttttttttgataagtttaaatatagttacaatttaaaaataatgatttttatgtaattaaatatttctctattttgcttcaattgatatattaaagtaataaattttttgagctttaatattttttatcattaaaaataatgagataatattaatatttaaacataaatctcaagtatattttctcatgaaaaatgattatcaaagaaaattaatcgattatttaaaaacgataaaattgggcatttcattatattaattatttcattatatcaattatattaatttaaaaactattatattaatctaaaaaacttttctatttGTCATcgttcattttaaaatatttttataaattacatttttttcatatatgctTTAtacgtgtaatatatttttttcttagatatgttgtttaaaaagtttataattaatttttcttacacacacaaaatgtttaagaaaaaatatactattttacttttcaatatcttatttaattatttattatatattattaataacacaatacaagttttattttttttttatgaagagaAAGCAATCTCTTtgtcctctttttctctctctctctctcttttagaatattttgatgaactccgtaattataaattattacatatatatgcaagataaaaaatcaaaaacgcttttattaattcaatcaaAGTAATATAGCGCAGCTAGGAatagaaattgaatttctcGTAGGTGGTTGGGAAGCCACGATAATCCAGCGTGGTCCCCTGGAGAACGCTTTTCCTGTCGGATACGTCTGACTTATGAAGAAAAAGTGATACCACGTGTTCTTGCATCCGATTCGTTTCGGGAGCGCGCAACATGCTTTTCCTTCGATGAAGAAAAAGCGGTCGACGATAAATTTCGTCGAACATTTAGTTTACTCGATGTTTATCGAGCACATAGTGGGGGACCAGTAAGCCTTATATAGACTGTGCGAACGGAGTTTATCGGTTTTTCTTCGTAGACGCGTCCCAATGGAAACTAAAATTGCAAGATTTTCCAGTGTTCTCGGGATTTTTCTTGTGTCCGCCTGCTTCTCGTTGCGAACCAAAGCGGAATTTAATCCCAAAAGTTTCGGTAAGTGaatttccattaatttaatttagtgaattaatcatatcaaattggaaatatgtgtgtataaaaatgtgaatgtCATAATAAACAAGGTGTcctaaataaacttaaaagaaATACAACTTATTAAAGTGTATCAAATagttagaataataaaatatatatattaacgattGCAGAACGAAAATTAATTGCCTTAGATAAGGTTCTCACTTACATTAATGATAGACCACATCAGATGAACGTGGACGCCACGTTTTGCGTTACCTTAAGCGAaggtaaagaatttatttgtaattatattgccaattaaactataataatacttaactataataatatttttttgtaaaataatattaaaattaataatatttttttgtaaaataatattttttttctaacaaaacTAATTGTAAGAGGCTTTCAAAATGTGATAAGCTCTGGTCATGCGAGATGtctcaaatttaattgaaattttattgaatatacaaaataaacattttttatattattttctaattaaatttggtGATCACACGTACACAATTTTTGTATTGAAATAGTTAACTTAATGGCGGCGCTTTTCCATGAGAACGTACAATATTTGGAAAGTAGATTCTTCATCGCACTCAAAGAAATGGTTGCGTTATCCAATTTGACccgaaaaaatttgatgaataatGTTGTCCCGACGAGCGAGATCGAACTTTCGCGTAAGTAGATGTATAATGTGCACGTGAAACGAACAATAAAAAGCTGctctttactttattttactgACTTTACGTACTTTCTGTATTTAAAGTGCCACGAATGATAGATAAaggatattttaaagaatgagataaaaaagaataaaaatgataaaaaaaagaatggacTCAGAAAATgctaaaatcattatttttaattgctctAGAAATAGAAcagaaaatttacaataaagatttttactaataaaaattttcatatattcttataataaaaatatgtaattaatacattaacatATAAGTTGAaagaattaacattttttataagaaattaatacaaatttaattcttatatctttttatttttttattattcgaacATACATTGCTTGAAGGCTCTTTCGATTAAGCGtcgttaattaatgattaccAAATATATCTTGTGTCGAATTTTGTGAGATATAAAGTTTTACAGTGCAATCGACTTTAAACAATCTTACCTTGTGGATGAGACCTATATGGTGGTCAAGAATCTTTCCAAAAGATAGACCCACTCCCGACgaggaattaaattatacgcaAGTCGTTAAATCCATTCGACATGGATGGCCAAATGAAACAGAGAGTGATCAATGTTTGCTCAAAATTACGCGTAGCTCTTTAAATGGAGAATGTCAAATTCCTCAGACTTGCGCCGAAGCATTGATAAGGAACGATGACGTTACGGGATACTCTCTCACACATAGATTGCTTATTATCCAAATCGCTGAAAAAGTAAGATATCAAACAATATTACAaagatttctattattaattaattttataaaaaatatcatttgtgCTTGACAAAAGAAAGATCTTGAATTATTTCtccaatttttacattttaacatttatttctctGATTGAAGTATTCATTGCTATTTTCGAATGTGTGAGCGCTAAATTTgccatgtttttaattatacaatattttgtttatttgttatatattgtatttttatatgagaaaattattaattttttaaatgcatttttctgTTCATTTTCATGCaagttgaaataataaaaagaataaagttcTCAAACGATGGTTGGTTTTAGTTTGGATGTCGAGAGACTAGATCATTGCCATTTTCATACTTGGTACCAGCATTTTGCGCCAGAATCTTTCAGGATCTCGTTAATCTTGAAGCGTGGAATTTTCCAGACGTTGGACGAGATCTCATGATTGAGCAAAGtacgcattaaaaatatattatacaaattaaataagatgtaaagtacataaaaaaataatgttatgcaTCAgatgagtaaaataaaaaaggtgagataaaaaatgtttgttaaataaactgctccttcttaattttttagttgttCTGTGCGGTATGAAAGGTTATTACGAATTTCTCGATAAACATTATGAAGATTTGATATTAAGCTGGCCTCATTGGAGCGGTTGCTTTAATTTACAAgggtaatttatatattacaaatacatatttattgacggatatatttaaactacatataattataacactcacaataataatataattattaattaaatttaattggcatataatgtgtattagaattataatatatattataattgtgcaTAGTCtcgtgtattaaaaatattataagatagatatattattacttaataattataaaatatacatatatcaaaaaatttctgttcacacaattatattatcgatacatttattatatattgtgttaatGCATTAGTGGCATATACTTACCAAACATTATTTGCACAAAATAAGCATTATGTTAAACGTTTCAGGTTTCCAGAGGATCATAAGATAACTCGGCGATCATCATCAGTAACCGATTTTGGATGTAGTAATCATATAACAGGTCTTGCCGCTGGGagtctttctttatttatccgagaaaa from Cataglyphis hispanica isolate Lineage 1 chromosome 16, ULB_Chis1_1.0, whole genome shotgun sequence includes these protein-coding regions:
- the LOC126855525 gene encoding UPF0764 protein C16orf89 homolog, giving the protein METKIARFSSVLGIFLVSACFSLRTKAEFNPKSFERKLIALDKVLTYINDRPHQMNVDATFCVTLSEVNLMAALFHENVQYLESRFFIALKEMVALSNLTRKNLMNNVVPTSEIELSLQSTLNNLTLWMRPIWWSRIFPKDRPTPDEELNYTQVVKSIRHGWPNETESDQCLLKITRSSLNGECQIPQTCAEALIRNDDVTGYSLTHRLLIIQIAEKFGCRETRSLPFSYLVPAFCARIFQDLVNLEAWNFPDVGRDLMIEQIVLCGMKGYYEFLDKHYEDLILSWPHWSGCFNLQGFPEDHKITRRSSSVTDFGCSNHITGLAAGSLSLFIRENVENELGP